In a genomic window of Demequina muriae:
- a CDS encoding excinuclease ABC subunit UvrA, which produces MTEHAADSHDYITVQGARENNLKDVSVTLPKRRLTVFTGVSGSGKSSLVFGTIAAESQRMINETYPAFVQGFMPSMDRPDVDVLEGLTTAIIVDQERMGANARSTVGTATDTNALLRILFSRLGQPHAGSPNAYSFNVPSVKAAGAITIERGGKKTEKVAFTQTGGMCPRCDGMGHVSDIDLTQLFDEDKSLNDGAITVPGYTADGWYVRIFTAVVPADKPIKDFTTKQREDFLYAEPRKIKFDNMNMTYEGLVPKIQKSMLSKDKESMQAHIRAFVERAVTFQTCPECEGTRLSEGARASKVAGISIADACAMQISELAQWVARLDEPSVAPLLAALGDTLDSFVEIGLGYLSLDRPTGTLSGGESQRTKMIRHLGSSLTDVTYVFDEPTIGLHPHDIQRMNGLLLRLRDKGNTVLVVEHKPEAITIADHVVDLGPRAGSAGGEIVFEGAVEALRAADTLTGRHLGDRAALKTTVREARGAIEVRGADAHNLQSVDVDIPTGVLTVVTGVAGSGKSSLIHGSVVGTPGAGRDGVIAIDQTAIRGSRRSSPATYTGLLEPIRKAFAKANGVKPALFSANSEGACPTCKGWGVIETDLGPMSTVTTTCEECGGKQFHAAVLELTLGGQNIHEVLSMSVDEAEAFFAEGEARTPAAHKVLARLAEVGLGYLTLGQPLTSLSGGERQRLKLAVSMADDGGVYILDEPTSGLHLADVEQLLGLLDRLVDSGKTVIVIEHHQAVMAHADWIIDLGPGAGHDGGLVVFEGTPAQLVADASTLTGQHLKEYVGG; this is translated from the coding sequence ATGACCGAGCATGCTGCGGACAGCCACGACTACATCACAGTCCAGGGTGCTCGCGAGAACAATCTGAAAGACGTGAGCGTGACCCTCCCCAAACGGCGGCTGACGGTGTTCACCGGGGTCTCGGGATCGGGCAAGAGCTCGCTGGTGTTCGGCACCATTGCGGCCGAGAGCCAGCGTATGATCAATGAGACCTACCCCGCGTTCGTGCAGGGCTTCATGCCCAGCATGGACCGGCCCGACGTGGATGTGCTCGAGGGCCTGACCACCGCGATCATCGTCGACCAGGAGCGCATGGGGGCGAACGCGCGCTCCACGGTGGGCACCGCCACGGACACGAACGCGTTGCTGCGGATCCTGTTCAGCCGGCTCGGCCAGCCTCACGCCGGTTCCCCCAACGCGTATTCGTTCAACGTCCCCTCGGTGAAGGCCGCCGGCGCCATCACCATCGAACGCGGCGGCAAGAAGACAGAGAAGGTCGCCTTCACGCAGACCGGCGGCATGTGTCCGCGATGCGACGGCATGGGTCACGTCAGCGACATCGACCTCACGCAACTCTTCGACGAGGACAAGTCGCTGAACGATGGTGCCATCACCGTGCCCGGGTACACCGCCGACGGTTGGTACGTCCGCATCTTCACCGCGGTAGTGCCCGCCGACAAGCCCATCAAGGACTTCACCACGAAGCAGCGGGAGGACTTCCTGTACGCCGAGCCGCGCAAGATCAAGTTCGACAACATGAACATGACGTACGAGGGCCTGGTCCCGAAGATCCAGAAGTCGATGCTGTCCAAGGACAAGGAGTCGATGCAGGCACACATCCGGGCCTTCGTCGAGCGCGCGGTGACCTTCCAGACGTGCCCGGAGTGCGAGGGAACGCGGCTGTCCGAGGGAGCGCGGGCGTCCAAGGTCGCAGGCATCTCGATCGCCGATGCGTGCGCGATGCAGATCTCGGAGCTCGCTCAGTGGGTGGCCCGGCTCGACGAGCCGTCGGTTGCGCCGCTGCTCGCCGCGCTCGGCGACACGCTCGACTCCTTCGTGGAGATAGGCCTGGGCTACCTGTCGCTCGACCGGCCCACGGGCACGCTGTCCGGCGGGGAGTCGCAGCGCACCAAGATGATCCGGCACCTGGGGTCCTCCCTCACCGACGTGACGTACGTCTTCGACGAGCCGACCATCGGCCTGCACCCGCACGACATCCAGCGCATGAACGGGCTGCTGCTCCGGCTGCGGGACAAGGGCAACACGGTGCTCGTCGTGGAGCACAAGCCTGAGGCGATCACCATCGCGGACCACGTGGTGGACCTCGGGCCCCGGGCCGGGTCCGCGGGCGGCGAGATCGTGTTCGAGGGTGCGGTGGAGGCGCTCCGTGCCGCCGACACCCTCACCGGACGCCACCTGGGGGACCGCGCGGCGCTCAAGACGACGGTGCGCGAAGCGAGGGGGGCGATCGAGGTGCGCGGGGCCGATGCGCACAACTTGCAGTCGGTCGACGTGGACATTCCCACTGGCGTGCTGACCGTCGTGACCGGCGTCGCCGGGTCGGGCAAGAGTTCCCTGATTCACGGGTCAGTAGTCGGTACACCGGGCGCCGGGCGCGACGGCGTGATCGCGATCGACCAGACCGCGATCCGGGGCTCGCGACGCTCGAGCCCTGCGACCTACACCGGGCTGCTGGAACCCATCCGCAAGGCGTTCGCGAAGGCCAACGGGGTCAAGCCGGCCCTGTTCAGCGCCAACTCGGAAGGTGCGTGCCCCACCTGCAAGGGGTGGGGCGTCATCGAGACCGACCTGGGGCCGATGTCGACGGTCACGACCACGTGCGAGGAGTGCGGCGGCAAGCAGTTCCACGCCGCGGTGCTCGAGCTCACCCTCGGGGGTCAGAACATCCACGAGGTGCTGTCGATGTCCGTCGACGAGGCGGAGGCCTTCTTTGCCGAGGGTGAGGCCCGCACGCCCGCTGCGCACAAGGTGCTCGCTCGACTCGCGGAGGTCGGGCTCGGGTACCTGACGCTCGGGCAGCCGCTGACGTCCCTGTCCGGCGGCGAGCGGCAGCGTCTCAAGCTCGCGGTGTCCATGGCCGACGACGGCGGCGTCTACATTCTCGACGAGCCCACGTCAGGCCTGCACCTGGCGGACGTCGAGCAGCTGTTGGGGC
- a CDS encoding thymidine phosphorylase: MTERHDAVDVIRVKRDGGTLTDDQIDWVVDAYTRGVVADEQMSSLAMAILQRGMSREEIARWTAAMIATGERLDFSDLGKPTADKHSTGGVGDKITLPLAPLVAAYGVAVPQLSGRGLGHTGGTLDKLESIPGWQASLSNEQMHRQLRDVGAVICAAGSGLAPADKKLYALRDVTGTVEAIPLIATSIMSKKIAEGTGTLVLDVKVGSGAFMKDIEQARELARTMVELGTDAGVFTSALITDMSTPLGLTIGNGLEVTESVEVLAGGGPADVVELTIALAREMLAGAGVTGVDPAEALKDGRAMDAWRQMISAQGGDPDAVMPTAPHIEEVRAEADGVITRLDALGVGVAAWRLGAGRARKEDPVQASAGVTLHRTLGDTVSKGDVIMTLHTETEGRMPRGMAALTEACDGAGAVEISDGTEYSDGGFDRTIVLDRIGTAT; encoded by the coding sequence ATGACTGAACGACACGATGCCGTCGACGTGATCCGCGTCAAGCGCGACGGAGGCACCCTGACCGACGACCAGATCGACTGGGTCGTCGACGCCTACACCCGGGGCGTGGTCGCCGACGAGCAGATGAGCTCGCTGGCCATGGCGATCCTGCAGCGTGGCATGAGCCGCGAGGAGATCGCGCGCTGGACGGCCGCCATGATCGCCACCGGCGAGCGGCTCGACTTCTCCGACCTGGGCAAGCCCACCGCGGACAAGCACTCGACCGGCGGCGTGGGCGACAAGATCACCCTCCCGCTGGCCCCGCTGGTGGCCGCGTATGGCGTCGCGGTGCCGCAGCTCTCGGGCCGCGGGCTCGGTCACACCGGAGGCACCCTCGACAAGCTCGAGTCGATTCCCGGGTGGCAGGCCTCGCTCTCCAACGAGCAGATGCACCGTCAGCTGCGCGACGTCGGCGCCGTGATCTGCGCCGCAGGCTCCGGACTCGCGCCGGCCGACAAGAAGCTGTACGCACTGCGCGACGTGACCGGCACCGTCGAGGCGATTCCGCTGATCGCCACCTCGATCATGTCCAAGAAGATCGCCGAAGGCACGGGCACCCTGGTGCTCGACGTCAAGGTCGGCTCGGGCGCCTTCATGAAGGACATCGAGCAGGCACGCGAGCTCGCACGCACCATGGTCGAGCTGGGGACCGATGCGGGGGTCTTCACCTCCGCGCTGATCACCGACATGTCGACGCCGCTGGGCCTCACGATCGGCAATGGCCTCGAAGTGACCGAATCGGTCGAGGTGCTTGCCGGCGGCGGGCCTGCCGACGTCGTCGAGCTCACGATCGCGCTGGCGCGCGAGATGCTCGCGGGCGCCGGCGTCACCGGAGTCGATCCTGCCGAGGCGCTGAAGGACGGTCGCGCGATGGACGCGTGGCGCCAGATGATCTCCGCGCAGGGAGGCGACCCGGACGCGGTCATGCCGACCGCGCCGCACATCGAGGAGGTGCGTGCCGAGGCCGATGGCGTCATCACCCGCCTCGACGCGCTCGGTGTGGGCGTCGCCGCGTGGCGCCTGGGCGCCGGGCGCGCCCGCAAGGAGGACCCGGTGCAGGCATCGGCCGGCGTCACCTTGCACCGCACCCTGGGAGACACGGTCTCCAAGGGCGACGTCATCATGACGCTGCACACCGAGACCGAGGGACGCATGCCGCGAGGCATGGCGGCGCTCACCGAGGCCTGCGACGGCGCGGGAGCCGTCGAGATCTCGGACGGCACCGAGTACTCAGACGGCGGGTTCGACAGGACCATCGTGCTCGACCGCATCGGCACGGCCACCTGA
- a CDS encoding ABC transporter permease codes for MSDTSVTEKPADPKDGSGNDRARGVLREILESSTLVVVMAVVASLAIGGLLVVFADEDVREAAVYFFSRPGDTFSAMGAALVAAYAAMFEGAVVNPSSETFVGFIRPFTQTLTMATPLIFAGLGLGIGFRAGLFNIGAQGQLLIGAAVGAFVGFAWDLPWGLHLLVAVIGCVIGGAIWGFIPGFLKARTGAHEVIVTIMLNYIGLNLVAWLLTLESFQRPDSNNPISPVVSETAQYPLILGSQFNLHLGFLLAIACAFGVWWLMERSTLGFEFRAAGSNPRAARTAGMSVSKSYIFVMVIAGALAGLAGSAQVLGTQHVLTTATAGSLGFDAITVALLGRSRPLGTVMAAILFGGLQAAGPTLQVQAGLPVDIVFVIQALIVLFIAAPPLVRSIFRLPAPANEKEVAA; via the coding sequence GTGAGCGACACGAGTGTGACCGAGAAGCCGGCCGACCCCAAGGACGGGTCCGGCAACGATCGCGCCAGGGGGGTGCTGCGCGAGATTCTCGAGAGCTCGACCCTCGTGGTCGTGATGGCCGTCGTGGCGTCTCTCGCGATCGGCGGACTCCTGGTGGTGTTCGCCGACGAGGACGTTCGCGAGGCTGCGGTGTACTTCTTCTCCCGGCCAGGAGACACGTTCTCCGCCATGGGCGCAGCACTCGTGGCGGCGTATGCGGCGATGTTCGAAGGTGCCGTGGTGAACCCCTCGTCTGAGACCTTCGTGGGCTTCATCCGCCCGTTCACGCAGACGCTCACCATGGCGACTCCGCTGATCTTCGCGGGCCTCGGGCTCGGCATCGGCTTCCGCGCCGGACTGTTCAACATCGGCGCCCAGGGACAGCTCCTGATCGGCGCCGCCGTCGGCGCGTTCGTCGGCTTCGCCTGGGACCTGCCGTGGGGACTGCACCTGCTGGTCGCCGTCATCGGCTGCGTCATCGGCGGCGCGATCTGGGGCTTCATCCCCGGCTTCCTCAAGGCCCGCACCGGCGCGCACGAGGTGATCGTCACGATCATGCTCAACTACATCGGCCTCAACCTGGTCGCCTGGCTGCTGACGCTGGAGTCCTTCCAGCGACCCGACAGCAACAACCCCATCTCGCCGGTGGTCAGCGAGACCGCGCAGTACCCCCTGATCCTGGGGAGCCAGTTCAACCTTCACCTCGGGTTCCTGCTGGCGATCGCCTGCGCATTCGGCGTGTGGTGGCTGATGGAGCGCTCGACGCTCGGCTTCGAGTTCCGTGCCGCGGGCTCGAACCCCCGTGCGGCCCGGACCGCTGGCATGAGCGTGTCGAAGAGCTACATCTTCGTCATGGTGATCGCGGGCGCGCTCGCCGGGCTCGCGGGGTCGGCGCAGGTGCTCGGCACTCAGCACGTGCTGACGACCGCGACGGCTGGCTCGCTCGGCTTCGATGCGATCACGGTCGCGCTGCTCGGGCGCTCGCGCCCGCTCGGCACCGTGATGGCCGCGATCCTGTTCGGCGGCCTCCAGGCCGCAGGCCCGACCCTGCAGGTGCAGGCAGGCCTCCCGGTCGACATCGTGTTCGTCATCCAGGCGCTGATCGTGCTCTTCATCGCGGCGCCGCCGCTCGTGAGATCGATCTTCCGCCTGCCGGCACCTGCCAACGAGAAGGAGGTGGCGGCATGA
- a CDS encoding VOC family protein, translating into MDLSIQHAFIPHTDPEASLAFYRDALGFEVTNDVGSGTMRWITVGPPAGGTTIVLTPPAVDPGITDHERQTIAELMAKGAYAAIVLATPDVDAVFAAVEATGADVVQEPADQPYGVRDCAFRDPAGAMVRIQQRN; encoded by the coding sequence ATGGACCTCTCGATACAGCACGCATTCATTCCCCACACCGACCCCGAGGCCTCGCTGGCGTTCTATCGCGATGCGCTGGGATTCGAGGTCACCAACGACGTCGGTTCCGGCACCATGCGCTGGATCACCGTGGGGCCGCCCGCGGGTGGCACCACGATCGTCCTCACGCCCCCTGCAGTCGATCCGGGCATCACCGACCATGAGCGCCAGACCATCGCCGAGCTGATGGCCAAGGGCGCCTACGCCGCGATCGTCCTCGCGACGCCCGACGTCGACGCCGTGTTCGCGGCCGTCGAGGCCACCGGCGCCGACGTGGTGCAGGAGCCTGCCGATCAGCCGTACGGCGTGCGCGACTGCGCGTTCCGGGACCCGGCCGGCGCGATGGTCCGTATCCAGCAGCGGAACTGA
- a CDS encoding adenosine deaminase, protein MSLTHDDIVSLPKVLLHDHLDGGLRPSTLIELAAEIGHELPSTDPDELARIFVNNANSGDLVRYLEAFAHTTAVMQTEDNLRRVAREAVVDLAEDGVIYAELRYAPEQHVAGGLGLQQVVEAVQAGIQEGIGEAAEAGRVIRAGALLDAMRHLDRSEEIAALAIVNRDRCCVGFDIAGPELGFPASNHAAAFTAARAAHLPVTIHAGEADGADSVGEALFQGARRIGHGARIHEDIEGFGTEEPVLGLIARHALDQQIPLELCPTSNLHTAAATSIEDHPIHDLRDLGFAVTVNTDNRLVSGVSMSGEFGALVEAGWTKEDLLEATLSAAWGAFLPYEARGDLAELILEGYGVDL, encoded by the coding sequence ATGAGCCTCACCCACGACGACATCGTCTCCCTGCCCAAGGTCCTTCTCCACGATCACCTCGACGGAGGACTGCGACCCTCGACGCTGATCGAGCTGGCCGCCGAGATCGGCCATGAGCTGCCCTCGACCGACCCCGACGAGCTCGCCCGGATCTTCGTCAACAACGCGAACTCGGGCGACCTGGTGCGCTACCTCGAGGCCTTCGCGCACACCACCGCCGTCATGCAGACGGAAGACAACCTGCGCCGCGTCGCTCGCGAGGCCGTGGTGGACCTCGCTGAGGACGGCGTGATCTACGCCGAGCTTCGCTACGCCCCCGAGCAGCACGTCGCGGGTGGGCTGGGCCTTCAGCAGGTCGTGGAGGCCGTTCAGGCAGGGATTCAGGAGGGCATCGGCGAGGCGGCCGAGGCCGGCCGTGTGATCCGCGCCGGGGCGCTGCTGGACGCGATGCGTCACCTGGACAGGTCCGAGGAGATCGCCGCACTGGCGATCGTCAACCGCGACCGGTGCTGCGTGGGATTCGACATCGCGGGTCCCGAGCTGGGCTTCCCGGCCTCGAACCACGCCGCCGCCTTCACCGCTGCGCGAGCAGCCCACCTGCCCGTCACCATTCACGCGGGCGAGGCCGACGGGGCCGACTCGGTGGGCGAGGCCCTGTTCCAGGGTGCGCGCCGCATCGGGCACGGTGCCCGCATCCACGAGGACATCGAGGGCTTCGGCACCGAAGAGCCGGTCCTGGGCCTCATCGCGCGGCACGCACTCGATCAGCAGATTCCGCTCGAGCTGTGCCCCACGTCGAACCTTCACACGGCGGCGGCGACGTCGATCGAGGACCACCCGATCCACGACCTTCGCGACCTCGGCTTCGCCGTCACGGTCAACACGGACAACAGGCTCGTCTCCGGCGTGTCCATGTCCGGCGAGTTCGGTGCGCTGGTGGAGGCCGGCTGGACCAAGGAGGACCTGCTCGAGGCGACGCTGTCCGCCGCATGGGGCGCGTTCCTGCCGTACGAGGCGCGCGGCGACCTCGCCGAGCTGATCCTCGAGGGCTACGGCGTCGACCTCTGA
- a CDS encoding ABC transporter permease, with translation MTTTLVGAPTPKQPAGPAAPMPRTKSWRSSIGLGVVALLSLLIFGLTTQAGSQTNFVIATNSDFVTLPGLGLPSKLAAVSFSIVALLLAGWTAFRANQYRKVGLWLPIVFGMAVMGALLTWAGAGRDNTTIQLTGLLTSALFLAVPLVFGALAGTLCERSGIINIAIEGQLLAGAFLAALVGSMAGNAYVGLIAAPIAGALVGLLLAIFATKYWVNQIVVGVVLNLLVVGLTSFFFSTVMTDNPNLNQSLGLPRIDIPILSGIPVLGPVLFNQNLLVYIMYAVVIVLQIMLFRSRWGLRVRSVGEHPKAADTVGIKVNRTRIRNTVLGGAVAGLGGAFFTVASGLAFGKEMTAGKGYIALAAMILGRWNPKGALAAALLFGFADALRVQLGIIGSDIPSQFLAMTPYLATILAVAGLVGHARPPAAEGTPYKK, from the coding sequence ATGACCACCACCCTGGTCGGAGCCCCTACTCCGAAGCAGCCCGCGGGCCCCGCCGCGCCCATGCCGCGCACCAAGTCGTGGCGCTCGTCGATCGGCCTGGGCGTCGTCGCCCTGCTGTCGCTGCTGATCTTCGGGCTGACCACGCAGGCCGGCTCGCAGACGAACTTCGTCATCGCGACCAACTCCGACTTCGTGACCCTCCCGGGCCTCGGTCTTCCGTCCAAGCTCGCGGCGGTGTCGTTCTCGATCGTCGCGCTCCTGCTCGCAGGCTGGACCGCGTTCCGCGCGAACCAGTACCGCAAGGTGGGTCTCTGGCTGCCGATCGTGTTCGGCATGGCTGTCATGGGCGCGCTGCTCACGTGGGCCGGCGCGGGCCGCGACAACACCACGATCCAGCTCACCGGACTGCTCACGAGCGCGCTGTTTCTGGCGGTGCCGCTCGTGTTCGGTGCGCTCGCCGGCACGCTGTGCGAGCGCTCGGGCATCATCAACATCGCGATCGAGGGTCAGCTGCTTGCAGGCGCCTTCCTGGCGGCGCTGGTGGGCTCGATGGCAGGCAACGCCTACGTCGGTCTCATCGCGGCGCCCATCGCCGGAGCGCTGGTGGGTCTGTTGCTGGCGATCTTCGCCACCAAGTACTGGGTCAACCAGATCGTCGTCGGCGTGGTCCTCAACCTGCTGGTGGTGGGGCTCACGAGCTTCTTCTTCAGCACGGTCATGACGGACAATCCCAACCTCAACCAGTCGCTCGGCCTGCCACGGATCGACATCCCGATCCTCTCGGGCATCCCCGTGCTGGGCCCGGTGCTGTTCAACCAGAACCTGCTGGTATACATCATGTACGCCGTCGTGATCGTCCTGCAGATCATGCTGTTCCGGTCCCGCTGGGGCCTGCGCGTGCGCTCCGTCGGCGAGCACCCCAAGGCGGCGGACACCGTGGGCATCAAGGTGAACAGGACCCGCATCCGCAACACGGTGCTCGGCGGCGCGGTCGCCGGTCTCGGCGGTGCCTTCTTCACGGTGGCGTCCGGACTGGCATTCGGCAAGGAGATGACGGCGGGCAAGGGCTATATCGCGCTTGCTGCCATGATCCTGGGCCGGTGGAACCCCAAGGGTGCCCTCGCCGCCGCGCTGCTGTTCGGATTCGCGGACGCGCTGCGGGTCCAACTGGGCATCATCGGGTCCGACATCCCGTCGCAGTTCCTCGCGATGACGCCGTACCTCGCGACCATTCTCGCCGTCGCCGGCCTCGTGGGCCATGCGCGCCCCCCGGCCGCCGAGGGCACGCCGTACAAGAAGTAG
- a CDS encoding DMT family transporter codes for MAWFVLIISGMLEAVWATALSRSEGFTRLWPSVIFGVALILSMGGLAYALRSLPVGTAYAIWVGIGAALTVIYAMATGAETFSVVKVLLILGIVACVVGLKLAH; via the coding sequence ATGGCATGGTTCGTCCTCATCATCTCCGGAATGCTCGAGGCCGTGTGGGCCACCGCGCTCAGCCGCAGCGAAGGGTTCACGCGCCTGTGGCCGTCCGTGATCTTTGGGGTCGCGCTGATCCTCAGCATGGGAGGGCTCGCGTATGCGCTGCGCAGCCTGCCGGTCGGCACCGCATACGCGATCTGGGTCGGCATCGGCGCAGCGCTGACCGTCATCTACGCGATGGCCACCGGCGCGGAGACCTTCTCGGTGGTCAAGGTGCTGCTGATCCTCGGGATCGTTGCTTGCGTCGTGGGCCTCAAGCTCGCTCACTGA
- a CDS encoding helix-turn-helix transcriptional regulator: MTTASALPRDPAARLDELARLRRVRDRIDREHAQPLDVEALARGAHVSAGTLSRRFKAAFGESPYSYLMTRRVERAMALLRRGDVTVTDACFAVGFSSLGTFSTRFSELVGISPSDYRARAADSPVDLPTCVIKHAARPVRNREAATALPA, translated from the coding sequence GTGACGACCGCATCGGCCCTCCCGCGCGACCCCGCCGCCCGGCTCGACGAGCTCGCGCGCCTGCGCCGTGTGCGCGACCGCATCGACCGTGAGCATGCGCAGCCGCTCGACGTCGAGGCGCTCGCACGCGGCGCCCACGTGTCCGCGGGCACGCTCAGCCGGCGCTTCAAGGCCGCCTTCGGCGAGAGCCCGTACTCGTATCTCATGACCAGGCGAGTCGAGCGGGCCATGGCGCTGCTGCGGCGCGGCGACGTCACGGTGACCGACGCGTGCTTCGCCGTGGGGTTCTCGTCGCTCGGGACGTTCTCGACCCGGTTCTCGGAGCTCGTGGGGATCTCACCGAGCGACTACCGGGCGCGCGCCGCGGACTCGCCCGTCGACCTCCCGACGTGCGTCATCAAGCACGCCGCCCGACCGGTCAGGAATCGAGAAGCGGCGACCGCGCTCCCGGCGTAG
- a CDS encoding cytidine deaminase has translation MPDIDWESLRAAAREVSARAYVPYSHFPVGAAALTDSGEVVVGANVENASYGLTLCAECALVSKLHTDYAGGRLVAFTCVDAHGSLLAPCGRCRQLLFEHGGRALLVDTAEGIMTMNEFLPGAFGPDDLGRVS, from the coding sequence ATGCCCGACATCGACTGGGAGTCTCTGCGGGCGGCGGCACGCGAGGTCTCCGCGCGTGCCTACGTGCCGTACTCGCACTTTCCCGTGGGCGCAGCTGCGCTCACGGACTCCGGCGAGGTGGTCGTCGGCGCCAACGTGGAGAACGCCAGCTACGGCCTGACGCTGTGCGCCGAGTGCGCGCTCGTCTCCAAGCTCCACACGGACTACGCCGGCGGCCGGCTCGTGGCGTTCACCTGTGTGGACGCCCACGGCAGCCTGCTCGCCCCCTGCGGCCGGTGCCGCCAGCTGCTGTTCGAGCACGGGGGCCGCGCGCTGCTGGTCGACACCGCCGAGGGCATCATGACCATGAACGAATTTCTGCCCGGCGCGTTCGGGCCCGACGACCTGGGAAGGGTGTCATGA
- the deoC gene encoding deoxyribose-phosphate aldolase, protein MALSRDELARYVDHTLLKPEATPADVKALIAEGADLGVFSVCVSPSMLPVDVPEGLAVAVVCGFPSGKHHSSVKAAEAALSIAQGADEVDMVIDIAAANEGRFDDVEADVAAVRGAVPEGKILKVIIESAALSDEAIVGACRASEAAGADFVKTSTGFHPAGGASVEAVRLMAETVGGRLGVKASGGVRTAEAALAMIDAGATRLGLSGTRAVLDGLDGDSVPATAPEPAGY, encoded by the coding sequence ATGGCCCTTTCCCGCGACGAACTCGCCCGCTACGTCGACCACACCCTGCTGAAGCCGGAGGCCACGCCGGCCGACGTCAAGGCGCTCATCGCCGAGGGTGCCGATCTGGGCGTCTTCTCCGTGTGCGTGTCCCCGTCGATGCTCCCGGTCGACGTGCCCGAGGGTCTCGCCGTCGCAGTCGTGTGCGGCTTCCCGTCGGGCAAGCACCACTCGTCCGTCAAGGCCGCCGAGGCCGCGCTGAGCATCGCTCAGGGCGCCGACGAGGTCGACATGGTGATCGACATCGCCGCCGCGAACGAGGGCCGGTTCGACGACGTGGAGGCCGACGTGGCTGCCGTGCGCGGCGCGGTCCCCGAGGGCAAGATTCTCAAGGTCATCATCGAATCCGCCGCGCTGTCGGACGAGGCGATCGTGGGAGCGTGCCGCGCCTCGGAGGCCGCGGGCGCCGACTTCGTCAAGACCTCGACCGGCTTCCACCCCGCCGGTGGCGCCTCGGTCGAGGCGGTGCGGCTGATGGCTGAGACCGTGGGCGGACGCCTGGGGGTCAAGGCCTCTGGCGGCGTCCGGACGGCCGAGGCGGCGCTCGCGATGATCGACGCCGGCGCCACCCGCTTGGGCCTGTCGGGCACGCGTGCGGTGCTGGACGGCCTCGACGGCGACTCGGTGCCGGCCACGGCGCCGGAGCCCGCCGGCTACTGA